A window of Glycine soja cultivar W05 unplaced genomic scaffold, ASM419377v2 tig00105718_1_pilon, whole genome shotgun sequence contains these coding sequences:
- the LOC114404689 gene encoding activator of 90 kDa heat shock protein ATPase homolog produces the protein MTKTTASTPKKEKVKKGRKSISMTERFNCRAKDLFEILMDKNRWKDFTQINVRISKEVEGEFSIFDGSVTGTNLELQEGKLIVQRWRFGSWNDGVQSTVRLVFEEPESGVTVVKLTHTDVPEEDMYGNATVVENTERGWRHLIFQRIRAVFGFGI, from the exons ATGACGAAAACAACGGCTTCTACGCCGAAGAAGGAGAAGGTGAAGAAGGGAAGGAAGAGTATTAGCATGACAGAGAGGTTTAATTGCAGAGCTAAAGATTTGTTTGAGATTTTGATGGATAAGAATAGGTGGAAGGATTTTACGCAGATCAATGTGAGGATTAGTAAGGAGGTTGAGGGTGAGTTTAGCATTTTTGATGGGTCGGTTACTGGAACTAATTTGGAGTTGCAAGAGGGTAAGTTGATTGTTCAGAGATGGAGGTTTGGAAGCTGGAATGATGGAGTTCAATCCACA GTGAGGCTTGTGTTTGAGGAGCCTGAATCGGGTGTTACGGTTGTTAAGCTGACACATACTGATGTGCCTGAAGAGGATAT GTATGGTAATGCTACTGTGGTGGAGAACACGGAAAGGGGGTGGCGGCATCTTATTTTCCAGAGGATACGTGCTGTTTTTGGTTTTGGAATTTGA